CCGGTGACGCCACGGCGCATCGCCTCGTCGACGACCTCGTCCTCGTCGAAGGTGGTCAGCACGATGACCCGCGTGCCGGGCGCGTCGGCCAGCAGCCGGCGGGCGGCGTCGAGACCGTTCATCCGGGGCATCCGCACGTCCATCAGCACCACGTCGGGAGAGGTCTCCGCGGCGACGCGCACGGCGTCCTCGCCGTCGACGGCCTCGCCGACGACCTCGAGATCGGGCTCCCCGTCGATGAGCAGGCGCAGGCCCGCCCGCACCATCGCCTCGTCGTCGGCGACCACCACGCGCAGCGTCATCGGCTGCTCCGCGTGCTCGCGCGGGCAGCCGGCCGCAGGGACGCTTCCGGCGCCAGCGGCAGCACGGCTCGCACCTCGAACCCGCCGTCCGGGCGCGGACCGGCGTGCAGCGTGCCGCCGAGGACGTGGGCCCGCTCGCGCATCCCCGGCAGCCCGTTGCCGCCGGGGGTGCCCGCCCCCCGGACCGGCCGCGTCGCCCGGCCGTTGCGCACGGCGATCTCGAGGCTCGACGTCCCGACGTCGACCACCACCTCGACGGGGGCTCCCGGGGAGTGCCGCAGAGCGTTCGTGAGCCCCTCCTGGACGATCCGGTACGCCGACATGTCCATCGCGTGACCCACCCCGCCGAGGTCCCCGCGGACGTCCACGGAGACGTCGGTGCCGGCACTGCGGACCTGGCCGACCAGGTCGTCGAGCTGCGCCAGCGACGGCAGCGGCGCGAGCGCCGGCCTCTCGCCCTCCCGCACCAGGCCGACGATGCGGCGCAGCTCGTCGACCGCCTGCCGGCCCAGCGACTCGGCGCCGCGCAGCGTCTGCTCCTCGACCGAGTCCTCCGGCAGCCGACGGCGCACCACGCCCACCTGGAGCGTCATCACGCTGACCGTGTGGGCGACGGCGTCGTGCAGCTCGCGCGAGATCCGGGTCCGCTCGGCGGTCACCGCGACGTCGGCCTGCTTCTCCCGCTCGAGGCGCAGCGCCTCGGCCAGTGTCGCCAGCTCGGCGCTGCGATCCTGCTCGCGCCGCAGCAGGAAGCCGACCACCCACGCCGGGCCGAGGATCAGCGCGTAGAAGAGGAACTCCCACACCGTCTGACCGGCCACCACGATCGTGCTCGCGGGCACCAGCGCACCGACCGCGTAGGCGGCGAGTCCGGTGCGACGGTCGGTGCGGTAGGCGGCGTACCCCACCAGCAGCATCGTCGCGATCAGGTGCGCCCCGCCCATCTGCGGCAGCGGGCCCCAGAGCATCGGCAGACCCAGCGCGAGCACGTCGACGACCACCGCGGCCAGGGGTGACCACCAGGCCACCACGCAGGCGACGCCGATGACCACGGAGATGACGACGCTGGCGCCCGTGACGCCGACGTCCTGGACGCCGTACGCCGCCTCGAACAGCGACGCGCCGGCCAGCACGACACCGACGGCGACGTGCGCGGCGAGTCCCGGGCGGAGCGGGCTGGTGGTCGGCACGCGCTCAAACTACGCGGCGACCACCACGGTGCACGTCGGTTTCGGGGACGACCCGGGGTCCTCCCCGGGGACGACCCGCGCGTCCCCACCCCGTCTCCGGGTCGTAGCGGAGTCGGGCTCCGCGAGCGATCCGGGTCACCCGCGGCCGGTCCTAGCGTTCCTCACGCCGGCTCGACCGACGTCGGCGAACCACCGAGAAACGCACAGAAGGACATCGCCATGACCAGCACCACCCTGACCACCGGAACGAGCAGCACGTCCGCCGCCGCCACCACCGACCACGGCCCCTCGAGGGTGCTCGGCGTGCTCGCCGGGCTGGCATCGATCGCCGCACCCTTGCTGTTCGTCGCCGGCGCGGCGACGTCACCGCCCCAGGAGAGTCCGGCCACCGACGACTACATCGCCTCGTTGGCCGCGGACCCGGTGCTCTCGGGGATCTCGGCGAACCTCTTCCACTACTCCTGGGTGCTGTTCGCGTTCGCCGCGATCGCGAGCATCGGGCTGGTCCGCGGACGCCGTGGCCGCGCGCTCACCACGGCGGGCGGCCTCGCGGCCGCGTTCGGCTCGATCCAGTTCACCGGCCTGCTGTGGTCGGACTGGATGAACGTCGCGCTCGGCAACACCGTCACGATGCCCGAGGCGGTCGCCGTCTTCGAGCACGTCAACGCGGCGCCGTCCATCGCCGTCTGGCTGCTCAGCGCCAAGGTGTTCGGCCTCCTCGGCTTCCCGGTGCTGTACGCCGGCCTCGCCCGGGCGGGCGTGATCACCTGGTGGCTGGTACCCCTGTCGCTGCTGCCCATGATCGCCTTCGGCGTGGTCGGTGGGGTCGTCGGCATCGCGCTCGCGGTGCTGCTCTACGCCCCGTCGTACGTCGTCGGCGTCCGGCTCGTGCAGCGGGCGCGCCTCGCCCACTGACGACTCGTCACGGCCGGCCCTCGCCCGAGGGCCGGCCGTTGCGCGGGTCAGATCTCGTAGACTGCGCCGCTCGTCGCCAGCTCGAGCGGGCCGTCGTAAGTCGTGCGCGCCTCCGCCACCGCGGCCTCGCCGTCGTACCACGGGGGCACGTGCGTGAGCACGAGCCGGCGGACACCGGCAGCGGTCGCGGCCCGGCCGGCGTCGGCCCCGGTGAGGTGCAGGTCCGCCGGGTTCTGGACGCCCTCACGGAACGCCGCCTCCGCGAGCAGCAGGTCGGCGTCCTTGGCCAGCTCGACCAGCTGGCCGCACGGCCCGGTGTCGCCGGAGTAGGCCAGCACCGCCCCGTCGGCCTCGATCCGCAGGCCGTACGCCGGGACCGGGTGCACCACCCGGCTGGGCCGGACCGTGAAGGGGCCCAGCGTGACCGGCTGGTCGTCGTAGGAGTGGAAGTGGAACTCCGCCGACATCCCCGGGTCGGCGGGCAGGCCGTAGGCCCGGGCCATCTGCCGGCCGATGCCCGGCGGCCCCCAGACCGGGATCGGTGGGCGGGCGCCCGCGGGGTGGTACTTCCACATCACGTAGAGGCCGCTGAGGTCGAAGTAGTGGTCGGCGTGCAGGTGGCTGATCAGCACCGCGTCGATGAGCAGCGGGTCGACGTAGCGGTGCAGCGCGCCCAGCGCGCCGCTGCCGAGGTCGAGCACCACCCGCCAGGTGCGACCCCCCTGGTCGACCTCGAGCAGGTAGCAGCTGGCCGGCGAGTCCGGACCGGGGTAGGAGCCGGCGCAGCCGACGACGGTGAGCCTCATGCGCAGGCTCCGCCACGCCCGGGCGGGGTGCCGCTCATGCCTGCATCCAGGACGTCGCCCGGGCCAGCTGGTGCACCGAGTCGAGCTCGGGGCCGAGGAAGCGCCGGCCGATCCGCGCGAACTCGTCGGGCTGGCCGGTGGTCAGGAACCGGTGCTCGGGAGCCGGCAGCGCCGGGTCCCGCTCGAGGCCGGCGCGGACCAGCAGCCGGTAGACGTCCTTGGCGGTCTCCTCGGCGCTGGAGACCAGCGTGACCTGCTCGCCGAGCACGAACGAGAGCACGCCGGTGAGCAGCGGGTAGTGGGTGCAGCCGAGGATCAGC
The DNA window shown above is from Nocardioides mesophilus and carries:
- a CDS encoding MBL fold metallo-hydrolase, with product MRLTVVGCAGSYPGPDSPASCYLLEVDQGGRTWRVVLDLGSGALGALHRYVDPLLIDAVLISHLHADHYFDLSGLYVMWKYHPAGARPPIPVWGPPGIGRQMARAYGLPADPGMSAEFHFHSYDDQPVTLGPFTVRPSRVVHPVPAYGLRIEADGAVLAYSGDTGPCGQLVELAKDADLLLAEAAFREGVQNPADLHLTGADAGRAATAAGVRRLVLTHVPPWYDGEAAVAEARTTYDGPLELATSGAVYEI
- a CDS encoding sensor histidine kinase; amino-acid sequence: MPTTSPLRPGLAAHVAVGVVLAGASLFEAAYGVQDVGVTGASVVISVVIGVACVVAWWSPLAAVVVDVLALGLPMLWGPLPQMGGAHLIATMLLVGYAAYRTDRRTGLAAYAVGALVPASTIVVAGQTVWEFLFYALILGPAWVVGFLLRREQDRSAELATLAEALRLEREKQADVAVTAERTRISRELHDAVAHTVSVMTLQVGVVRRRLPEDSVEEQTLRGAESLGRQAVDELRRIVGLVREGERPALAPLPSLAQLDDLVGQVRSAGTDVSVDVRGDLGGVGHAMDMSAYRIVQEGLTNALRHSPGAPVEVVVDVGTSSLEIAVRNGRATRPVRGAGTPGGNGLPGMRERAHVLGGTLHAGPRPDGGFEVRAVLPLAPEASLRPAARASTRSSR